The following are encoded in a window of Phragmites australis chromosome 22, lpPhrAust1.1, whole genome shotgun sequence genomic DNA:
- the LOC133904748 gene encoding uncharacterized protein LOC133904748 encodes MSTLAPRAAPIFGAIAGELRFLKQRRGVAAVAPAACGEMVRETSARRVGAEGHSAPRQKRARSGFDVKTREGFGVGEVLVVPAPALHRLAERMGTELDAVRDLYKKAKLLSRGAGKSAAAPDGKDERFLAAEPRQEAPMEAAAKRRKISPSEPLSEAAQQSTEPEKKQRPVKQRAAPTKTKRSTTDLIDEAKEALKRRRLEEIARLRQKARQEILEVERAAQPEETIHSRDLEELGIAGFEYAVTRTRKQARRSPG; translated from the coding sequence ATGTCCACACTTGCTCCTCGCGCCGCTCCCATCTTCGGCGccatcgccggtgagctccggTTCCTGAAGCAGCGGCGGGgcgtcgccgccgtcgcgccCGCGGCTTGCGGCGAGATGGTACGAGAGACGTCGGCCCGCCGCGTCGGCGCCGAGGGGCACTCTGCGCCCAGGCAGAAGCGAGCCCGAAGCGGCTTCGACGTCAAGACCAGGGAGGGCTTTGGTGTTGGCGAGGTGCTCGTCGTCCCTGCGCCAGCGCTGCACCGCCTCGCGGAGCGGATGGGGACGGAGCTCGACGCCGTTCGCGATCTCTACAAGAAGGCGAAGCTCTTGTCCCGCGGCGCAGGCAAGAGCGCCGCGGCCCCTGACGGCAAGGACGAGCGGTTCTTGGCCGCCGAACCACGACAGGAGGCGCCAATGGAGGCGGCAGCGAAAAGGAGGAAGATTTCCCCGTCGGAGCCCTTGTCGGAGGCGGCGCAGCAGAGCACGGAACCAGAGAAGAAGCAGCGCCCGGTCAAGCAGCGCGCCGCGCCGACGAAGACGAAGCGCTCGACGACCGACCTGATTGACGAGGCTAAGGAGGCTCTGAAGAGGCGGCGGCTGGAGGAGATTGCGCGTCTGAGGCAGAAGGCCCGCCAGGAGATTCTCGAGGTGGAACGGGCGGCGCAGCCCGAGGAGACGATACACTCGCGGGACTTGGAGGAGCTCGGCATCGCCGGGTTCGAGTACGCCGTGACTCGGACGAGGAAGCAAGCACGGCGCAGTCCCGGGTGA